CgtatgtcatatttatttatttaacggGCTTAAAGCTGCAGATACGGTCTGTTCTGAGGTTTCTTATCTCACCATTTCATCAGTATTGTTATTAAAAGCTGATAAGATGTCTCGCACTGCCTGCATAAAGTCACCTTGCATGCTTTAAATCACATTAATGATATTCATGAACACCTCTGCTGACTCACCGGGTTTGTAAATGTCAGTAAGGCTAATCTTATTAAATGCACGTTAACATCATGGGCAGGCGACTTTAATCTATATTAAGTATGTCAGTAGGTCTGTGTCAGGCAGGTTAATCTCATTTTCTTTGAGCTCAAAACTCTAAATACAGCAAATATGGCTTCCCCTCATGTTCCCACACAAGTTTCAATAATGATTCCTCTGTGTGAACATGTGCaccacccttttttttcttcttcagggGTGAAGGATACAGTTGTTACTTCTCTAAACGTGGTTTCCAGTCTTCAGCCTCCTCAATGACACTTgataaccttaaataacacaagTTTACTTTCACATTGGCCTCAGTAGCGGAGAGTAAGCGGTTTCCTGTTTTACTGTAACTTTAAGTTTGTGCTGTTGAGGCCACAGCACAAACTCTTAATGGGATATAGAATGACTGAACATGAATTATGGCTTCCTGCAGCCACACAAGGAACATTTTAAAGCTGTATGATCATTTCCTGAGCAGCCGACGAGCTCTGCGTGACTGCAGCAATGAATTATGTTGCTTCTAGACAGcagcaaaatattattttctttttgggtTTATGTGCTGATTATCTTTTCCATTCATCAAATCATCGTTTGAGTCATTATATGGttggaaaatgttgaaaaatgtccatttatATGCTTTTAAAGTGATTGTTTTGGCCCAAGCAGCAATCAAAAACCCAAGATACTCAgtttttaatgttataaagCAGTAAATCTGCACATGTAAGAAGcacaataatatattataattacacaatcaatcaaaaattatcttttttaaaaacctaaaacattctgtctttttttctgtataaaacTCAAAATTCAAGCATAGATGGGTACAGAGGAGTCTAACTTTTTAATAAAGTGAGAGCGGAAAGAAACAGAAGTTGTTAAAGATGTgctcaattattttttatgatgttaATATATGTGTATTATCAACGCTATCAGTATTTCAGCTTTTAAATATTGTGATTCTCATCAATACTGGTACAGCACGACACCAGAGAAAATTTGTCATTAATGATTTGATTATTAAAAAAGTTCCTGAGTAATTTGTAAATGTTTCAGCTCTAATAATTTGCTCTTAAAGATTACATTTTGCTGTCATATAGACCTGAAAAGATTGGTTGTTTGACACAATATTAATTCTTAAATTAATGCTTCTCAGTCATGAGGATTTCATCTGAACATAATAGAATAaattcctttattgtcattgcacagagcgATCCTGACGGTGCACTCATACATATCTAACAAATAGtctgaaaaaatatgtattatgaaTACAAAAATAAGTGACCTATAAAACAGTAGGATAACTGTTTTATTGCACAAGTTGTTGTGGCCCTTTTCTTTTCCAATGTGATAATACATTCTATTTATCTTTTGGATTGTTGAACAGCAAAAATGAGACATATAAATACATCAAATGgggatttttaaaatttgatctcTCACTTTGTCACTTTACTTCGTTCAGTTTCTGTCTTTAAACGAAATCCGGGCTCTGTATGAGGTTTCCAGAGAGTTAAAGGTCGACAGTGGTTGCAAAGTAATAATTTCAAGCTGACTGTGCAGCTTAGTTGAAGAACAAAAACTTGCGGTGCACATGctctttcttttattatatttctgtttagtttttcaacataaaagagagaaaatcaaatagaaaaactgcaaaaagtGACAGCTAAGGTCCCCCAAATGTGTCTCTACTTAAGATAAACTTGTAAGCATTTGtatgaaaacatgaaatcatttaaaatgttgtgtgttttttgtgtcccaGGCGGGCAGCGATGGTCAGAGCATCGGCAACTGTCCCTTCTCGCAGCGTCTCTTCATGGTGCTGTGGCTGAAAGGAGTCACCTTCGACGTCACCACAGTGGATATGAAGAGGTGAACACACTGAACCTACAcgtgtttatgtatgtgtgtgtgctgcaggttTCTACTGGCACAACAGAAGAATATCTGTTACCTGTTttaaagctcttaaattaactGTGCAGTGAAGGAACAAGCgggtattttttgtcaaaattattttttttgcctaaatcatctcctcatgacgccggccacctatggtaaaatcgcctacatcctcagttgatcagatcatgtgattttacccctctaagataatggcctatgtcaagtgtgtgacttaagcggatttattatgcctaagtcaaaataaaatgtgacttaggcaatttttttaacatgcctttgtgacttaagcaagatatggtaacactttattttgaaggtgtctacataagagtgacttgagcatgtcataaacatgacatgggatgtgtcatgaacattaatgacactttgaagtaacattaatgctcatgatacttgtcatgtcatgtttctgacaggcttgtgtgactcttatgtagacaccttcaaaataaagtgttaccatatcttgcttaagtcacaaaggcatgttcaaatattgcctaagtcatttatttctcttaagttacataatttacacacatactatgacaatagccatcctttgtaacatcctttttgagtgaaaggatctataaatgtcatatgttacacttttggtgaagttttttgtgtttcctgcaaaactgtttcctgagttaggcgattattttaacagggtgacgatattgaGTGTTAAAAGATATTACGCTGCTCTGGCTCTGATTTTACAGACAGCTGGGGAAGTGTTGAGTTTCAAACATGAGTAGTTTCCTGTGGTTTCatatgtttttccttttccttcttcCCCTATTCTTCCACCTCTCTCCTGctgttctcttctctctctttctttgtgtcCGCCCACCTCTCAGGAAGCCTGACATCTTGAAGGATCTGGCTCCGGGTGCCCAGCCTCCCTTCCTGTTGTACGGCAGCGAGGTGAAAACGGACACCAACAAGATCGAGGAGTTCCTGGAGGAGAATCTCGCCCCTCCAAAGTAATCTCTTCATACATCAACATCTACATACTCTACATCtggattttatgttgttgtttaagtcattttccaaatattttttttatcttcagtTTCTCagattgctgtttttgtcttatGTGATCATAAATTGAATGCCTTTGGAGTTTCTTTTTTAACAAAAGAAACAGTTATCTATATCAACTTGGGCTTTAGAAAATTTAAACAGgcattttttaagatattttaggTCACACTTACAGGccatttttgcatattttactCACTATGGTCTCTTTTTTTCACTGCcacaagtcctgcacctctgtgTAAAAAGCACAAATATAGTTAGAAATgggggaaaacatttttttttgtgcagtataacacagttaCAATGCTATAAATCTCTGCCCTGTTtaaacaaaacagtaaagttgaGAATTTTTGTAACGTGACTGTTGGACTCATATGGGGCATTCATGGCTGCACAGTTGTACTAATGCATGCAGACTTTAATATCTTTTACAGGATCTAGTTAATGTAAACggtaaatgttaatttttgagcaaaattttaaatgaaacatagaATACAGTGATTtaatgaaatatcactattaaAGCTcagatttgattatttttcctgACAGTGTTCATCACACATTGTTTGTTCAAGAGCAATTTGAAAAATCGCATAATacagttttttccttttcaagaAAACCCAACCAGGGGGTtgtgaggttcagagggttaacggattaatcaacaaaataaatggcAGATAAATCGATATAATTGTAATCATTGCAGTTTATTTGACAtccttttataaatgtttttggcCTAAGCTCTTCACATTTGTTGCACAATTcatttgtgtgactttttgtttgTGATGTGATCATATGTGAATCATTattgatctctctctctcttttattattattatttttaggtatCTCCGTCTGGCTGCTCGTAACCCAGAGTCCAACACTGCAGGGATGGATGTTTTCTCCAAATTCTCTGCTTACGTCAAAAACTCAAACCCTCAGACCAACGAAAGTAAGTGGATCTAACGTTTTATTAACTAAACATGGACCTTTGAAGTGGAATAAAACTCCTGGCTTCATCCagactttttacatttcttataGACTCTTATAGTTTTATTATCGGTGGCGTTTTCTGCTGAGCtccttctgtcttttctgtgaCGGACAGAAAACCAGCAGGGAGTTAATAACATTACAGCCTGAGCTTTTCTGCCTCAGTGCAGACGGGTCACCTGCTGCTCTTTCACTGTGGAAATGTCACTGTTGTTGGGTGAAACCTGTGTGCTTATTGTATCTTGTACCCACTCAATGAACTCGAATTGCATTAGACTAAAAAcaactttcatttatttaatggaATCCCTTTAGCTCTTATAATGCActgtttttgagtgttttctGTGTGCTTAGATCTAGAGAAAGGCCTGCTGAAGGCTCTGAAGAAGCTGGATGACTACCTTGGCTGCCCACTTCCTGACGAGATTGACGAGAATAGCGCCGATGAGCTCACTTCCTCATCCCGCCCCTTCCTGGACGGCCAAGAGCTTACTCTGGCTGACTGCAACTTGCTGCCTAAGCTGCACATCGTGAAGGTAATCTTCTGCTTTAAGCTGAGCAGCGTGGGGGGGCCTGGCTCGGAGGAACAGATTGTAATGCTGAGTCCATGTTTTTGGTCTATAACTGAAGGCTTGAGTCCTcttatcctctctctctctctctgcaggtggTGTGTTTAAAATACAGAAACTTTAGCATCCCTGAGTCTCTGACAAACCTCTGGAGGTACCTGAATGCAGCGTACGCCAGGGAGGAGTTCTCCTCCACCTGCCCGATCGACAACGAGATCCACATCGCCTACTCCTCTGTCGCTAAAGCTCTCAAGTAGGAGCACAACAGGATGCACAAGTCATGAACGCACCAGCACGAAAAAACACACCCATTTACTCTCCTGCACACAAACTCTGCAAGCAACCTGGTCGATCTGTATGTCAAGCAGCTTTTGCTGCATCTGAATgctaatttttttattctgctttaAAAGGTGATGtcacctatatatatatatatatatatatatatatatatatatatatatatatatatgtcaataTAGCTGGTTTTGTAGCACCAAACTACACTATTGTGGTGTGCTGTGTTCACACTAAACCCAAAGCAAATTTTTTTGCATGGTTACATAAAAAGTTAATGCAGAGACACAAATATGTGATGCAAATAACACACCATTGTTTGcatgtttgaaaaaaatttGCATGCTGCTCTGGTGTGAAAGCCTGTCAGTGATTCTCCTGCAGGGCATACCCTGCAAgatccaaactccattcagaaaacaagcattttaagaGTTGTTGTTTGaagtcttgcagacagacctgaaaAAACATTCAGGCTTTTTACACATCTGCATCTTGATATAGTTATTTCGGTAtacttttgatccatttattgcaattaaatcacatcagaatctgtttgttttggggttTATACTGATGTTTAGTGGAAGTCATCCAGATGCCGTTTCTGAACAAGGCAGCAGAGCATCTGAGGGCTCAATATCACTCCGTGCTCAACTCGGATTTCGCCCTGCTCCACTGAAATCGTTCACGACccactacaaaaaaagacaaccctTTGTGAACTGCATTGTTGAATTTGCAACAGATGTTTTGTGGTTGCACAATATACGTTCTGGGTCGGGCTCCATCATGCTTACAATCATCACGCTCTGCTCCACTTGAGGTTCACCTCTGTGTGCACCTGACATGACATAATTAGGTTGTCTAATGTATAAGGGACTTTCACAACAGATACAAAGAAGTGTTATCTACACCTCTGCGTCTGGTGTGATGAACGTAAAAAAACCACAAATGATCCCACAGTCAAAAAAGGTGATAAATCTTTGCATTTGGTGTGAACACAGCATCTGGGTTgttttgaaatgtttatttacgttgttttcCTGCTTTTTGTTTGCCGTGTGAATCAGTTTACATCGGAAGAGAATCATGGAAACACATGGGAGCTGtcgtaaaaacaaacacattttattctggGTTTTCCTGAACAATTCACCTCTGTAGGAAATTAATGATTAATCACGTTGCTTGCAggcttacatacacacacacacacacacacacacacacacacacactaacatgaacattttcacacacCTAAAACTACAGCCTTGCTTGTGTACAGTTTCCCCATCAGTAGATACACACTGTTAAGTTGTTTCTTGCTcccttcttgttgtttttttgtttttttacagtatatctTTGTATTTTGGGAGGAATTCAACAGACACAAAGCTGCCTACCATAGCAAACTTTCACTATTACCTTGCAAGCCTCGCACGAGCTGATTCACCTCTTATATTCAGTCTTGGTTTAAAGGAAGTGGGTctttgttggggttttttttggtgagACGTACGTACCAGCGCCAGCTCACCTGCCAAAGTGTCTTTTGTGGTTTGTCTGTAATCACAAATGCTTCTTATTGATTATTAGTTTGTTACTGAGGGAACAAGGCCATTAACAGCTGAGGATTTGAGATATATTTTTAAGGAAATAGATGTTCTTATTCTTCACTTTCTGAGAGGAAGTGAGGTGCTTTTCCTCAGCGGGCTGCAGACCGGGTTTCGCTTTAGGGAGGCAGAGCTGAAAACAGTTACAGAGACAGGAAACTGTTTCAATAGACCCGGGCTTCCCCTTTCTGCACTCCCACAGCAGGCACGGAGGATTATTCAAGATTTCTGGGCTTGTTTGTGATCCGTCCAACAGTTTGTTCTGCCTGTCATGTATGAAGGATCCTTTAGTGTCGTATTAAAAAGGGACATCAGGTTGAGATTGTTCAAGTCGTTAGAAGTTAGTTAAAAGCTAAAAGCTCTTCTTGGGCCTGTTCTGTCACACGTTTAACCTGAGGAAAAAATGGaaagttaaatgtttaaaatgtacattGCAGCTTTTGATTGCCgtcctttttgttaatttaaggATAAGGCTGGTAATATTAAGTATTTGTCTTATCGTCAACAAATTTCATGAAAAGACCAACAACATGATGCTTCGCTGCTCAACACTTTATGTTTAAATTCGCCTTTAATCTCACGTAAGGGTTAATATACAGCAATCAGGTCATTGTTGcaaaatatttcacaataatCACCAATTTATCATATGGTTACctaaaaaggaaatatttaatgtttaacaaaatattgaattaaaaatgatttttattgCTTCTACTGTAAAAAGAAGTTACTCCAGATTTGTCCCAACAGCTTTGATGACCTGCGCTgtctggaaataaaaaaataaaaaaaaaaaattctgtcctgCACAGTGAAAAGatgcaaagaaacaaaacattcttctattagaaataaaatagaaatatgaaattcatttaatttgtcatatctttatttacttaacacttgttgcatttatatttttacactgttGTACGTTTAGTTTAGTGcgcttttttttcatctttattttatttacagacaactgtaacaaaagcaatttaccccccagggatcaataaagtatttctgattctgattctacaTATACACTTTTAAGAATCtaaattgtaatttttgtaattataatttaattacatatttCTCAGTAACAACTCGCAGATTAGTAACGTTTATTCTGTTATTTAACCACGTTATTTAATGCCGTTACATGTAACTAGTTTCTCTCTAAAGCTGCTTGTCACACAAAGGGACCATTTAAATGACCTCAGCACGACCCAGTGCTAATCTCCATAATGCCTGATTTTGGTGtaaattgattattattaatgcagcCTAACACACATGTGTTGCTCTGGTGGTTTTTTACAGCAGGGCAGTGCATTTGAGAGTTAAAATAAGCTTCATTGGAACAAATGAACATCTAGTGCAACAATGTGGctcattaatgtgttttttaagctCTTGTGATGGTTTATATTTGGTCTTTTAATGGGGTTTGTTGGCATTTAGAAACTTTTAATAACACCAGACTTATCCTTATATTTAACACCTTGTATACTTTGTGTCTGCAGGCCGTCACTTTACTGCCACACGTATCCTGCAGGATTAATCCACTCTCGTTAGGTCTGAAATAATTCTCGTAAAAGTGGCTTGAAATTGAAACGCTGGGAAGAACTGGAAGCTTTTATTAACTGCAACTatgcaaattaacatttatcaGGCTAGAAAAGGTTTGTTATGAGTTTAAGATTATGTGTCCTGTCGCTCAGATCAGGGTGGAGCTcgtgttaaaataaaaattaaaccgaAGTGCAATTTAATCAAAGTGAAAAGTCAATCTCGTACTTGTTCATATTAGACATCCAGTGTgagttattggttatttttatactttagtTTGATCCATCCACGAGGTTTAATGCAAGTGTTGATCACAGagatgatatattttatattgactGAATTGTTGTGGACTTCATctgttttctaaaaaaaacaaaaaacaaatggacCAATGTTTTAAGGGATCAAGTCTGAATAATTTCAGCGCTCATGTATTTCAGTATTTCTTTTAAGTTTGGGAGAGTTTTTCACGTCTTACTGACAGACTTGATGCGATTTCAGGGACCATTTAACTTAACatattcattaaaatgttgcttacattagtttgtttttcactattttcttctttttaatctttatgttgtgtattttctttgacTTTGTGCATTCCCAGATAAATATTCTAACTTTTCCATGTAATGTAGTCAAAAGCAGTTGCACTTAAAAGTCCACAGcatcaaaagaaaacaaagtgtgGACACTAATTCAGtagatttaaataaaacaatgacgATCAAACTAATCGCACAcctgaaatgtattttgtacTTTAAAGTCcttttcaaaaacacatttattaatatgcCAATAAAGAAATATCTGGATAATAAAGTGACAGacgtgtgtttttattattcacttttttacaTGGAGATGGTCAAAAaccaagatgaaaaaaacaacatttatggctgtaaacatgtaagtatggtaattaaaaaatatataggcaTTTCAGTCgttaaagttattatttattaaaggtTTATTAGTTTCAATATTAGGTATGTAGAGACACATGTGATACATGATCAAAATGCAGATAAATTAAAACAGTTTATATCTTGatattgtgttattttcatttGTGTAGCCTTACTCGTACACCATTTTACACAACTgtcaaatatattgttttgttttaaaattattttcatgtcttgattttttttgtgaccttttttaaGAAGATGTGGACATTATAAGCAGGAAAATATCAGATGAAAACGGCCTCTTCAAACCCCTAATTCAACACATTCCCCCTTCTTTATTTAAATCAGGTGTTTACAAAGAACATGCTCATGTGCCTGTCAGTGTGCATGTTTTCCAGGTACATATTTGATATTCTGTGAAGGAGTGAGACCCCGTCAAGACCTCGGTCCCCCTCGTGACTTCAGGCCAGCAGCAGAGTGAGCGCCGGCAGCAGGCAGAGAGCTGCTCGTCTCCAGCTGAGGGCAGCAAAGGACGCGGCGTCGTTGCACAGGTCGGTGTCACAGCAGACGTTGGTGTAGTTGAAGTAGAGGCCTGAGGCGTATTTCTGTCCGCTCACGCCACACTGGGACTGGATGGCACAACTCTTCTCGTACATCGTGATTTGTAGAGCACCTATGAGAGAAAGGAACAAGTTTATACTGGTCACAGAAAGATACACAGGCAGCcacaataattaaaaagcaacaaaaaacagcTTAATACCCACCGTACAGGcacatttttttgtggaatttaaatatgaaaagtttGTATTATATTTCAGCTGAATTATGGGACATTTGAAGCCTCAATATTGCATGGCTAGCAGTTGCCTTCAAGTTTGTTTATAGTGTTTCTTTTGCTGTTAATTggagtttatttatagagcacatatCAGCAACAAGACAATTCAAGTGgcttcacacaaaaaatattgtctCTCTACTGGCATTGAGAGACAATGCAGAAACAACACATtatgaaataacatttaaaaaatcattaaagagccagaaaaaaacaaaaaacaaatacgttaaaatagaataaaacaggtttaataatatttaatccTTAACCCTATATATGGACGTATAAAGGAAGGAATTCAATCAATATAAAATCAGATATATTGTATTTAAAGTAAAGTGTTTTGGTGCTATAATTTGGTGTTATTTCAATTTCACATGAATGTTTTACAGTCGTTTCTGCAGTTCAAGGCCTTGAGAATTCTGCACAAAACATATTAATTTCACTCCATTCATTGACATTTAGTGAAGCATTAATGAATCTTAATTATTAAACCTAGTTTGATTTTATATATCTGAAATCATGTAAAGTTGAATTGTTTAATTAACTgattaaaaaatagatattCTCACACTAAGGACCAGTCTCAACATAGATTTTAGATAGGGTTTTCAGTGTGTGTCAAAAAAAAGGGGGGCTTTAGCCTCTGATGAGACACAGTGAATGTTTCGCTCCACCCTCGGAGCCCAGAGAGCTATTTTTAGAGATAATTTGATGTCATCACAGGCATTAGAGAGCTGACATCCGACAGATGAGGAAACCGTGTTGAGATTTGATCCACAGagtcattctttttattttgtttttaaaacttgTGGAGTCGAGACAGAATCAGGCCTGAAAACTAATCACAATTTTGATTTAAGTATCCATAACAGCAACACGGAGATCAGACGGTGCAGTCTTATgacaatatattattattataattatttttgacagtttttgttCCAGATTTCAGAATTTTCTAGGTTTTTCTCATCAAAATCTATCGTCCAAGCCTCTCTGAACTGCCCCAGTACACAGGATTTAGAATAAAACGGTGACTATGACAtttaaatgcagctttaagagcattttgtctttattgggtAAACAGTGGGCTCCAATGTCTACACAGTTCTTCAGATGTggatcttaaattaaattaaagatatGGAAGATAAGATCAGCACTTAAGCTTAATAGCAGCAGTTTCTCTTCAAATGCCAAACAAAAGTGtcctaatatatacatatatattatactgtGCCAATAAAATGAAAGTGAACCCTTTGTTATTATGCATAATTTATCCAATAAGTATGGTCTGTTCTTCTTTAAAGTCATAGACACTCTGTAAACTAATAACATTCACATAATTGTTTCCAAATTATCATAATGTGATTGGCATGAaataatgacacacacacacacacacacacacacacacacacacacagtgatctGGATCTCACCTCTTTTCCCCATGGCGGTGCTGGACAGACAGCGCTGTCCGGCTGGACACTCCTGAGGAAACTTAAAGCAGTCCAGAGGAGAGATTGCCGGGAACACACAGGTGTAACAGGTcaaacaggctgcagagagaaacgCGGGGGAATGGTGATTAAATCAAAAGGTTTGTTAAACCAATCATGAATCTTATGATACTGTGATTCTGCAAAATCGTGATATTTTCTAAGACCGTTATCGTACCGTGAGAATCTCATACAACCCTCCTTGTTGCACCTACTGTAATTAATCGTGTTGCATATAAAGCATAATTAAAGCGTCATTTTATCAGCCTGTCATATCAGCAGAAAGGTTCATTTCCTGCAGATGCAGagttgtttattttaaaggcaTTATCTGCAGATACAGATGACATGCTGATATCATCTCTCCCCCCTACATTAATCACAGGTAATTGCTGTGTTGGTGCCCTCTGGCTGCAGACTGCGTTATTGTCTATTGTctatatacacagacacaaagttatcaaAACTTAATATTGACCAATATATCAGAAGGGCGAGTTATCAGTTGGGGGAAACTTTCTgcgaaattgatttttttttgtaatgggcacTTTTGCAAGGTCAGGAAAACTTATTAAAAAGTTTTTGCATcaaacaaaataactttaacaaATTAATTTGTGCACAAGACAAGCACCTTTGAacattaaatgcttttttagtataaaaataaatgagaaattgCTGTCTAATTACCAgtccatttttcttcttccgGTTCCTTAAAACTGGAAATTTGACCAATAAAATGCACCTTTGCACTTAATGTTTTATAcccgattttttttttgtatcatgcacctaattttattttttgtatttggttggttttcattttttaatctcatatgAATCAATTACAAAAAgtcttcttttttcatttttttttttttttcagaaaaattaattgattccatcttaaatgtgaatattttctggtttctttactcTTCTAAACTAACTATACAACTATATAACTAACTATACAGTTGAAttttcttttgacattttatagaccaaacaagtaatcaaataatcaaaaaaggaaacattagGTACTTGCAGTCCTAGATTTAAACGTGCTCttaataattttactttttattaactTGACCACGTACCTGCCAAAGGTAGAAAACACAGGAGAACAATCACAAGGTGTGAAGTAGACATGATGAATCCAGTGAAAAATCctgaaaaaacagtttttcagt
This genomic interval from Centropristis striata isolate RG_2023a ecotype Rhode Island chromosome 14, C.striata_1.0, whole genome shotgun sequence contains the following:
- the clic1 gene encoding chloride intracellular channel protein 1, whose product is MSDANQPKLELFVKAGSDGQSIGNCPFSQRLFMVLWLKGVTFDVTTVDMKRKPDILKDLAPGAQPPFLLYGSEVKTDTNKIEEFLEENLAPPKYLRLAARNPESNTAGMDVFSKFSAYVKNSNPQTNENLEKGLLKALKKLDDYLGCPLPDEIDENSADELTSSSRPFLDGQELTLADCNLLPKLHIVKVVCLKYRNFSIPESLTNLWRYLNAAYAREEFSSTCPIDNEIHIAYSSVAKALK
- the LOC131984253 gene encoding prostate stem cell antigen-like: MSTSHLVIVLLCFLPLAACLTCYTCVFPAISPLDCFKFPQECPAGQRCLSSTAMGKRGALQITMYEKSCAIQSQCGVSGQKYASGLYFNYTNVCCDTDLCNDAASFAALSWRRAALCLLPALTLLLA